A single genomic interval of Gemmatimonadaceae bacterium harbors:
- a CDS encoding GlsB/YeaQ/YmgE family stress response membrane protein, producing the protein MPLWLFWILLGLIAGTLAKFLMPGRDPAGCIFTVVLGIVGAMLGGLIGTQLGWGRVTAGDLDARSIAIATFGALIVLIVGRLLLRRRPNR; encoded by the coding sequence ATGCCGCTGTGGCTCTTCTGGATTTTGCTTGGCCTCATCGCCGGAACGCTGGCGAAGTTCCTCATGCCCGGCCGCGATCCGGCCGGCTGCATTTTCACGGTCGTCCTGGGCATCGTGGGCGCGATGCTCGGCGGCTTGATCGGCACGCAGCTCGGCTGGGGACGCGTCACAGCCGGCGATCTCGACGCGCGCTCGATCGCCATCGCGACCTTCGGCGCGCTCATCGTGCTGATCGTCGGGCGGCTGCTACTGAGGCGGCGGCCAAACAGGTAG
- a CDS encoding GlsB/YeaQ/YmgE family stress response membrane protein: MGVIAWIVLGLIAGAIAKAIMPGKDPGGIIVTAIIGIVGALVGGYIGNLITGTGLTGFSLWSIILAIVGSLILLWIYRAATRSRGVTPPM, from the coding sequence ATGGGTGTTATCGCGTGGATCGTGCTCGGCTTGATTGCCGGTGCGATCGCGAAGGCGATCATGCCAGGTAAAGATCCCGGTGGAATCATCGTCACCGCCATCATCGGGATCGTCGGAGCACTCGTCGGCGGCTACATCGGCAACCTGATCACCGGAACCGGGCTCACCGGTTTCTCTCTGTGGAGCATCATTCTCGCGATCGTCGGATCGCTAATCCTGCTCTGGATCTATCGCGCGGCGACCCGCTCGCGCGGCGTTACGCCGCCCATGTAG
- a CDS encoding ABC transporter ATP-binding protein: MHDDEVTGKPFDARLMRRLFVYARPYSSLVVAAVGCLILDGLMQLVGPLMTQRVIDVALPAHSSSMVLQAALIFAGSLVVGFACQYGETLLTALLGQRVMRDLRRDIFGHVQRLSITFFDRNPVGRLVTRVTSDVESLNELFTAGVVAGLGDLFTLLAISGLMLWTDWRLALASFGVIPLVYVASHVFRLKVRDSYRDIRARLARINAYLQERITGIRIVQLFGREASEAKRFDDLNRGHLQANLDSITYYALYFPVIEVLTSIALASLIVAGAHRVEIGSLTVGTVAAFLQLVRRFFQPLQDLSDKFNTLQQAMAASERVFRLLDEPEAVGLAPVDGSVTAAAFAKRQGVRVQFDDVWFAYDLGHVARDSGRTASPEWVLKGVSFTVEPGRTLAVVGHTGAGKTTIISLLLRFYDPQRGRILVDGVDIREIPVPELRALIGYVQQDIFLFAGDVLTNIRLSNDISELDVAAAASRVGADRVIRRLPGGYRQALGERGASISVGERQLLSFARAIAADPALLVLDEATSAVDSEIEAEIQTALATLMSGRTTIAIAHRLSTIVGANEIMVLHHGQVRERGTHRELLARRGLYERLYRLQAGAIRDALRNPDGDGEDGEDGEARVERDAIRAGV, encoded by the coding sequence ATGCACGACGATGAAGTGACCGGAAAGCCGTTCGACGCGCGGTTGATGCGCCGGCTGTTCGTGTACGCGCGGCCGTACTCCTCGCTCGTCGTGGCCGCAGTCGGGTGCCTCATCCTCGACGGGCTCATGCAGTTGGTGGGTCCGCTGATGACGCAACGCGTGATCGACGTCGCGCTGCCGGCGCATTCGTCGTCGATGGTGCTGCAGGCGGCGCTCATCTTCGCCGGATCCCTCGTCGTCGGCTTCGCCTGCCAATACGGCGAGACGCTCCTCACGGCGCTGCTGGGCCAGCGGGTAATGCGAGATCTCCGCCGCGACATTTTCGGCCACGTGCAGCGGCTGTCGATCACGTTTTTCGATCGAAATCCGGTCGGCCGGCTGGTGACCCGCGTGACGTCGGACGTCGAGTCGCTCAACGAGCTGTTCACGGCCGGCGTGGTCGCGGGGCTCGGCGATCTGTTCACGCTCCTCGCGATCAGTGGGTTGATGCTGTGGACCGACTGGCGGCTGGCCCTCGCGTCGTTCGGCGTGATTCCGCTGGTCTACGTCGCCTCGCACGTATTCCGGCTCAAGGTCCGCGACTCGTATCGCGACATTCGAGCACGGCTGGCGCGCATCAACGCCTATCTCCAGGAGCGCATCACCGGAATCCGAATCGTGCAGCTGTTCGGCCGAGAGGCGTCGGAGGCCAAGCGATTCGACGATCTGAATCGTGGACATCTGCAGGCGAACCTCGATTCGATCACGTACTACGCGCTCTACTTTCCGGTAATCGAGGTGCTCACGTCGATCGCGCTGGCGAGCCTGATCGTCGCGGGCGCCCATCGCGTCGAAATCGGTTCGCTCACCGTCGGGACGGTCGCGGCGTTCCTGCAGCTGGTCCGGCGGTTCTTCCAGCCGCTCCAGGACCTCTCGGACAAGTTCAACACGCTTCAACAGGCGATGGCGGCGAGTGAGCGGGTGTTCCGGCTGCTCGACGAGCCGGAGGCCGTGGGTTTGGCGCCGGTCGACGGGTCGGTCACTGCGGCCGCATTCGCGAAGCGGCAGGGCGTGCGCGTGCAATTCGACGACGTCTGGTTCGCATACGATCTCGGCCACGTCGCGCGCGATTCGGGCCGTACCGCGTCGCCGGAGTGGGTCCTGAAGGGCGTGAGCTTTACGGTCGAACCGGGACGAACGCTCGCGGTGGTGGGCCACACCGGCGCTGGCAAGACGACGATCATCAGTCTCCTGCTGCGTTTCTACGATCCGCAGCGGGGTCGCATTCTCGTCGACGGCGTGGACATTCGAGAGATCCCCGTGCCGGAGCTGCGAGCGCTGATCGGCTACGTGCAGCAAGACATCTTTTTGTTCGCGGGAGACGTGCTCACGAACATTCGCCTGTCGAACGACATCTCGGAGCTGGACGTCGCGGCCGCGGCATCGCGCGTCGGCGCGGATCGCGTGATCCGGCGGCTCCCGGGCGGCTATCGGCAGGCGCTCGGCGAACGCGGCGCGTCGATCAGCGTCGGAGAGCGGCAGCTGCTGTCGTTCGCGCGCGCGATCGCCGCCGATCCGGCCCTGCTCGTCCTCGACGAGGCGACGAGCGCCGTCGACAGCGAGATCGAGGCGGAGATTCAGACGGCGCTGGCGACGCTGATGTCGGGGCGCACGACCATCGCAATCGCGCATCGATTGAGTACAATTGTCGGCGCCAATGAGATCATGGTTTTGCACCATGGCCAAGTGCGCGAGCGCGGGACACACCGCGAACTGCTCGCCCGACGGGGCCTGTACGAGCGTTTATATCGTCTCCAAGCGGGCGCGATCCGTGACGCGTTGCGCAATCCTGACGGCGACGGCGAGGATGGCGAGGATGGCGAGGCGCGCGTGGAGCGAGATGCAATTCGCGCAGGCGTTTGA
- a CDS encoding FHA domain-containing protein: MPVIKLNDQQFLLRPGTNRLGGGDFVELSISPDVSLGVQAIIEVTGTEGVVVRPVSGKDVVVLVNGVPLTDPTPLLHGDKLEVAGKELSFSDDSKTGATTFVSRAEIAAVTAAAKAPSPPGPRLGEPIQLGQTVHGPGSASVETAAAAGPAVAAPARAATGGRLVSLVDGREYSVPEAGLTIGRESGSDVVLAHKQVSRKHATITPTLRGYEIKDLSSNGVYVNGSRINGAHILNRADTIKIAKDEFRFHADASALAPTMSFQAFAPKPKSKTPTTSSSARRTPTGANAIASRLAHQDKLRGGTPYTPIPTSPAVAHAKGGSGFGWMWGVVLLALGFAAYYMLK; this comes from the coding sequence ATGCCGGTTATAAAGCTGAACGATCAACAGTTCTTATTGCGCCCGGGAACCAACCGACTCGGCGGAGGCGATTTCGTCGAACTGTCGATATCTCCGGACGTTTCGCTCGGCGTGCAGGCGATCATCGAAGTGACAGGAACGGAAGGCGTGGTAGTCCGGCCGGTTTCCGGCAAAGACGTGGTCGTGCTGGTCAACGGCGTGCCGCTGACCGATCCCACTCCATTGCTTCACGGCGACAAGCTCGAAGTGGCCGGGAAGGAGCTCTCTTTTTCCGACGACTCCAAGACAGGTGCAACGACCTTTGTTTCGAGAGCGGAAATCGCCGCGGTGACAGCCGCCGCCAAGGCACCCTCTCCGCCGGGACCGCGGCTTGGAGAGCCGATTCAGTTGGGCCAGACGGTTCACGGACCTGGGTCAGCGTCCGTGGAGACCGCGGCCGCCGCTGGCCCGGCCGTTGCGGCACCCGCTCGCGCCGCGACCGGCGGCAGACTCGTGTCGCTCGTTGACGGTCGGGAATATTCGGTCCCCGAGGCCGGTTTGACGATCGGGAGAGAATCGGGCTCCGACGTCGTCCTCGCTCACAAGCAGGTGTCGCGAAAGCACGCCACCATTACGCCGACGCTGCGCGGCTACGAGATCAAGGACCTCAGCTCGAACGGGGTCTACGTGAACGGCTCAAGGATCAATGGGGCGCATATCCTCAACCGCGCTGACACGATCAAGATCGCGAAGGACGAATTCCGTTTTCACGCTGACGCGTCGGCCTTGGCGCCGACGATGTCGTTCCAGGCCTTCGCGCCGAAGCCCAAGTCCAAAACGCCCACCACTTCATCGTCCGCTCGCCGGACGCCGACGGGCGCCAACGCTATCGCCAGCCGTCTCGCCCATCAGGACAAACTCCGTGGAGGCACGCCCTACACGCCGATCCCGACGTCCCCCGCCGTTGCACATGCGAAAGGGGGATCGGGTTTCGGATGGATGTGGGGCGTCGTCTTGCTTGCGCTCGGATTCGCCGCCTACTACATGCTCAAGTAA
- a CDS encoding Stp1/IreP family PP2C-type Ser/Thr phosphatase, with translation MMVRLLHAARTDVGMIRSGNEDNFAVTARGNRGLFIVADGMGGHAAGEVASEMAVQTIERELDGLKDLDDSTGDRLDQALRKANRNIHERTITEVDKQGMGTTASVLLIFDRKYLIGQVGDSRVYLLRDGALHQLTKDHSYVQEQVDAGFLTPEQARYHPYSNVITRCVGASPDVEPDIYQGDVSVGDLFLVASDGLTSMVDDRRLQILLMSRAEPERKVLALISEANGRGGLDNITAIVVQVAADEDGVGSSN, from the coding sequence ATGATGGTTCGCCTGCTTCACGCCGCCCGGACCGACGTGGGGATGATCCGGTCCGGGAACGAGGACAACTTCGCCGTGACAGCCCGCGGGAATCGCGGACTGTTCATCGTTGCCGACGGCATGGGCGGCCACGCCGCGGGCGAGGTCGCCAGCGAGATGGCCGTTCAGACGATCGAGCGGGAGCTCGACGGGCTGAAAGACCTCGACGATTCGACCGGAGACCGTCTCGACCAGGCGCTCCGCAAGGCGAATCGAAACATCCACGAGCGCACGATCACCGAAGTCGACAAGCAAGGCATGGGCACGACGGCGTCGGTCCTGCTCATCTTCGACAGGAAGTACTTGATCGGCCAAGTCGGCGACTCTCGCGTCTATCTGCTCCGCGACGGCGCGCTGCACCAGCTCACGAAGGACCACTCGTACGTACAGGAACAGGTGGACGCCGGATTCCTGACTCCCGAGCAGGCGCGCTACCACCCGTACAGCAACGTCATCACCCGCTGCGTGGGCGCGAGCCCCGACGTGGAACCGGACATCTATCAGGGCGACGTCAGCGTCGGCGACCTCTTCCTCGTGGCGAGCGACGGGCTGACGAGCATGGTGGACGACCGACGTCTGCAGATCCTGCTGATGTCCCGGGCCGAACCCGAACGCAAAGTCTTGGCGCTGATTTCCGAAGCGAACGGACGGGGCGGCCTGGACAACATCACCGCGATCGTCGTCCAAGTGGCGGCCGACGAGGACGGGGTCGGGTCCTCGAACTAG
- a CDS encoding DPP IV N-terminal domain-containing protein, producing MRRRKSQRFALVVRAVQFGLVLVAGVAPTAAAQGGEHNRANWELAEKFSAANLRSRVYTTAVTPHWLGQSDSLCYDWKDRAGSTFFLVVPTTKTKKPLFDQAKLASQLSEQSHRAHDPQNLPFTTLTFSKDRKTFTFTADTARWEWDVATETLKKLGPAGNGAGGAASQGGNGRGGRGGGAGGGQNAAPPDTVNTCGGNAGGGRAGGGGGGGGFGGGRGGDFRNYSPDSSMFAFAREHNLYLVKVASKDTVQLTHDGVKSYSFGARDTLQERQQQELTRQQTQQDDSTNQNGDGGGRGGVNRDPRVRANVVWSQDSKAFAVIRNDQRKVKPLYLVNNLANPRPELMEYTYAMPGETEVGQEELWSWRVGDTKLTAVGIKKWKDQRLFDMHWDGTADHLRLVRRDRTQRHFELIDIALPAQTTTQLLHEDIDNNSSERQNVRYVKTGGDFIWWSERSGWGHYYLYDNTGHLKRALTSGAWRAERIVDVDSVKGILYFAAVGREAGENPYYTHLYRVNLDGTGMAMLDAGDATHDSRLSSNKKWIVDNSSRVDLIPHAVLRDAAGKLVMDLETMDVSGLKELGWKPPEKFQTKAADGVTDIYGNMWKPFDFDSTKSYPIIANVYPGPQTETVNFTFSPTAVPQQLAQLGFIVIQIGNRGGSPQRSQEYQGFSYYNLRDYALADKKTGIEQLAARHKWIDLNRVGIYGHSGGGFLTAAAMLLPPYNEFFKVGVSESGNHDNNIYNQNWSEQYHGLKIVAKAGGRGGVVQAGGAVPTTDGDGNGNTAAASGPRGRGAAAAPTLLDGSIADGDTTDAFQIHVPTTVDLAPNLKGNLLLETGDMDNNVHPANTIRLVNALIKANKRFDFMLLPGKPHGYGDDTPYTNHLMFEYFAEHLLGDYYRTNATIDKK from the coding sequence ATGCGCCGCCGGAAAAGTCAGCGGTTCGCGCTCGTCGTCCGCGCCGTTCAATTCGGCCTCGTCCTCGTCGCCGGCGTCGCGCCGACCGCCGCGGCGCAGGGGGGGGAGCACAACAGAGCGAACTGGGAGCTCGCCGAAAAATTCTCGGCGGCGAATCTACGGTCGCGCGTCTACACGACCGCCGTGACGCCCCACTGGCTCGGCCAGAGCGACTCGCTGTGCTACGACTGGAAGGACCGAGCGGGGAGCACGTTCTTCCTCGTCGTCCCGACCACGAAGACGAAGAAACCGCTCTTCGACCAGGCCAAGCTCGCGTCGCAACTCTCCGAGCAGAGTCATCGCGCGCACGATCCGCAGAACTTGCCGTTCACCACGCTGACGTTCTCGAAGGATCGCAAGACGTTCACGTTCACCGCCGACACGGCGCGGTGGGAGTGGGACGTCGCGACGGAAACGCTCAAGAAGCTCGGCCCGGCCGGGAACGGAGCGGGAGGCGCGGCGTCGCAAGGCGGTAACGGTCGGGGTGGCCGCGGCGGCGGTGCCGGCGGTGGTCAGAACGCGGCGCCGCCCGACACGGTGAACACCTGTGGCGGCAACGCGGGTGGCGGACGCGCCGGTGGCGGTGGCGGCGGCGGAGGATTCGGCGGCGGTCGCGGCGGCGATTTCCGCAACTACTCGCCGGACAGCAGCATGTTCGCGTTCGCGCGCGAGCACAATCTGTATCTCGTGAAGGTCGCGTCGAAGGACACGGTCCAGCTCACGCACGATGGCGTGAAGAGCTACAGCTTCGGCGCGCGCGACACGCTACAAGAGCGCCAGCAGCAGGAGCTGACGCGCCAGCAGACGCAGCAAGACGATTCGACGAACCAGAACGGAGACGGCGGTGGCCGCGGCGGCGTGAACCGCGACCCGCGCGTGCGCGCGAACGTCGTCTGGTCGCAGGATTCCAAGGCGTTCGCGGTGATCCGCAACGACCAGCGCAAGGTCAAGCCGCTGTACCTCGTCAACAACCTCGCGAATCCGCGTCCCGAATTGATGGAATACACGTACGCGATGCCCGGCGAGACCGAGGTTGGCCAGGAAGAACTATGGTCGTGGCGCGTCGGCGATACGAAGCTCACCGCGGTTGGCATCAAGAAATGGAAGGATCAGCGGCTGTTCGACATGCACTGGGACGGAACGGCCGACCATCTGCGCCTCGTGCGGCGCGACCGCACGCAGCGGCACTTCGAGCTGATCGACATCGCGCTGCCGGCGCAGACGACGACCCAGTTGCTCCACGAGGACATCGACAACAACTCGAGCGAGCGGCAGAACGTCCGCTACGTGAAAACGGGCGGCGACTTCATCTGGTGGTCGGAGCGCTCGGGCTGGGGACACTACTACCTGTACGACAACACCGGTCATTTGAAGCGCGCGCTGACCTCGGGCGCGTGGCGCGCCGAGCGGATCGTCGACGTCGACTCGGTGAAGGGGATTCTGTATTTCGCCGCCGTCGGACGCGAGGCCGGTGAGAATCCGTACTACACGCACCTGTATCGCGTGAATCTCGACGGCACCGGTATGGCCATGCTCGACGCGGGCGACGCGACGCACGACTCGCGGCTGTCGTCGAACAAGAAGTGGATCGTCGACAACTCGTCGCGCGTGGATCTCATTCCGCACGCGGTGCTGCGCGACGCGGCCGGCAAGCTCGTGATGGATCTCGAAACGATGGACGTCTCCGGGCTCAAAGAGCTCGGATGGAAGCCGCCGGAGAAGTTCCAGACCAAGGCCGCCGACGGGGTCACGGACATCTACGGCAACATGTGGAAGCCGTTCGATTTCGATTCCACGAAGTCGTATCCGATCATCGCGAACGTGTATCCGGGACCGCAGACCGAGACGGTGAACTTCACGTTTTCGCCGACGGCGGTTCCGCAGCAGCTCGCGCAGCTCGGCTTCATCGTGATACAGATCGGCAACCGCGGCGGCAGCCCGCAGCGGTCGCAGGAGTATCAGGGCTTCAGCTACTACAACCTCCGCGACTACGCGCTCGCCGACAAAAAGACCGGCATCGAGCAACTCGCCGCGCGGCACAAGTGGATCGACCTCAACCGCGTCGGCATCTACGGCCACTCGGGCGGCGGCTTCTTGACCGCGGCGGCGATGCTCCTGCCGCCGTACAACGAGTTCTTCAAGGTCGGCGTGAGCGAATCAGGAAATCACGACAACAACATCTACAACCAGAACTGGAGTGAGCAGTACCACGGCCTCAAGATCGTGGCGAAGGCCGGAGGCCGGGGCGGCGTCGTACAGGCGGGGGGCGCGGTTCCCACGACCGACGGCGACGGAAACGGAAACACCGCGGCGGCGAGCGGTCCGCGCGGACGGGGCGCCGCCGCCGCGCCGACGCTGCTCGACGGTTCGATCGCCGACGGCGACACGACGGACGCGTTCCAGATCCACGTGCCGACCACCGTCGACCTAGCGCCCAACCTCAAAGGCAACCTGCTGCTCGAGACGGGCGACATGGACAACAACGTTCACCCGGCGAACACCATTCGTCTGGTCAACGCGCTCATCAAGGCGAACAAGCGTTTCGACTTCATGCTCCTGCCCGGCAAGCCGCACGGCTACGGCGACGACACGCCGTACACGAACCACCTGATGTTCGAGTACTTCGCCGAGCACTTGCTGGGGGACTATTACCGGACGAACGCGACGATCGACAAGAAGTAG
- a CDS encoding site-2 protease family protein, whose protein sequence is MRWSWTVARIKGIDVDIHATFLILLAWIGIAAYQQAHTAGAAIIGVLLTLAIFLSVVLHEFGHAIMAQRFGVKTKSITLLPIGGVARLERMPSRPREELLIALAGPAVTVAIIVVLYLALVLGRVSLASAPSRGGWLFVAQVMWVNVILAIFNLLPAFPMDGGRVLRAALAMRTSFEHATEIAARLGKAFALLFALFGLFVVNNPFLVIIGVFVWLSAAAESSAAQLKMTVGSVAVSRAMITDVRTLAPTESVSAAIEEVRQGFQHDFPVVDHDDIAGVLTREGLLRAMAEGHADEPVGQVMQTKFCSTTPDESLEQALARLQEGHCQAMPVLRGRQVVGLLTAEKIQEYVLISTARRAGRAGDGDGRAAA, encoded by the coding sequence ATGCGTTGGTCATGGACGGTCGCACGAATCAAAGGAATCGACGTCGACATTCACGCGACGTTCCTCATCCTGCTCGCGTGGATCGGAATTGCCGCCTACCAGCAAGCGCACACGGCGGGCGCGGCTATCATCGGCGTGCTCCTAACGCTGGCGATCTTCCTCTCCGTCGTGCTGCACGAGTTCGGTCATGCCATCATGGCCCAACGCTTCGGCGTGAAGACGAAAAGCATCACCCTCCTGCCGATCGGCGGCGTCGCCCGGCTCGAGCGCATGCCGTCGCGGCCACGCGAGGAGTTGCTGATCGCCCTCGCCGGCCCCGCCGTCACTGTGGCCATCATCGTCGTTCTCTATCTCGCGCTCGTCCTCGGACGAGTCTCGCTCGCTTCAGCGCCGTCGCGGGGCGGGTGGCTGTTCGTGGCGCAGGTGATGTGGGTGAACGTCATTCTCGCGATCTTCAATCTTCTGCCGGCGTTTCCCATGGACGGCGGGCGCGTGCTGCGCGCCGCGCTCGCCATGCGCACGAGCTTCGAGCATGCGACCGAGATCGCTGCCCGGCTCGGCAAGGCATTCGCGTTGCTCTTCGCGCTGTTCGGATTGTTCGTCGTGAACAATCCGTTCCTCGTCATCATCGGCGTGTTCGTGTGGCTGAGCGCGGCGGCCGAGTCGAGCGCGGCACAGCTGAAAATGACGGTCGGCAGTGTCGCCGTGTCTCGCGCGATGATCACCGACGTGCGCACGCTCGCGCCGACGGAATCCGTCTCGGCCGCGATCGAGGAAGTGCGGCAGGGATTCCAACACGACTTTCCTGTCGTCGATCATGACGACATCGCCGGCGTTCTCACTCGCGAGGGCTTGCTGCGCGCGATGGCGGAAGGTCACGCCGACGAGCCGGTCGGCCAGGTGATGCAGACGAAATTCTGTTCGACGACGCCGGATGAATCGCTCGAACAGGCGCTGGCACGGCTTCAGGAAGGTCACTGCCAGGCGATGCCGGTGCTTCGGGGACGCCAAGTCGTCGGCCTGCTCACGGCGGAGAAGATTCAGGAATACGTCCTGATCTCCACCGCCAGGCGAGCGGGGCGAGCGGGGGACGGCGACGGCCGCGCCGCGGCGTAG
- a CDS encoding DUF6600 domain-containing protein: MNKRLLTLLLAIAACSRGGARGGSTDSAAGDVATDPPTRAARLSSIDGTVSLQAPGSDDWTQPAQNYTLSTGDRLYAGQDAHAELDFGNGAVRLDHGGDLTLTNLTDNFTQLGLDQGALEASLYRYDKSDSLEFDTPNGALVPTAPGTYIVSIEPDGGTVVDVESGALEVSGPGLDQTLNAGQVVRLSGTNPIQVVSLDASYPRSQPAFSDLDSWRSRRDPLYTSTGYSSRYVSQSMPGWEDLDDNGVWFADAANARVWCPTRVSKTWVPYREGRWSWVEPWGWTWVDDQPWGYAPFHYGRWETVTHNDCASTWAWVPGPVVEQPVWAPALVAFIDGAALDLSRGPDFEAWFPLGPTAPYFPWYHHSDAYLHDVNVTNLIEVRDVDAIIRDKDVTDHRWVNRDNALTVISSKAFSYGEPVARHAIELHTNLLPPLRIAAHPAVNPQRALLAGGSPAPRPRFAERPRMLVTRGAGGGNARQRSASGAVAPSEPRGPTVNPPAGARERPGAVIERNAPPGHRRTESQVGGEVAPATSAPPRPLIARNAPPPARPSATQRESAMRAHPGRPLGPRQQENLRDGKPAGASHDHEVPAHRLAAPPSPSRPQAQPPQHAQQQQKQHPPQPAARPTPAPAPSPSGHKPAKGKPGRPGGGDEGRGHGD, from the coding sequence ATGAACAAGCGTTTACTTACGCTTCTGCTCGCCATCGCCGCGTGTTCTCGCGGCGGCGCGCGCGGAGGCTCGACAGACTCGGCCGCGGGCGATGTCGCCACCGATCCACCGACACGCGCCGCGCGCCTCAGCTCGATAGACGGAACGGTGTCGCTGCAAGCGCCCGGCTCCGACGATTGGACACAGCCCGCTCAGAACTACACGCTGTCAACCGGAGACCGGCTGTACGCCGGCCAGGACGCGCACGCCGAGCTCGATTTCGGGAACGGCGCGGTCCGACTCGATCACGGCGGCGATCTCACGCTCACGAATCTGACCGACAACTTCACTCAGCTGGGGCTCGATCAAGGAGCGCTCGAGGCCAGCCTCTACCGATACGACAAGAGTGATTCGCTCGAATTCGACACGCCGAACGGCGCGCTCGTACCGACGGCGCCCGGGACGTACATCGTCTCGATCGAGCCGGATGGCGGAACGGTCGTCGACGTGGAGTCCGGCGCACTCGAAGTGTCAGGGCCCGGCCTTGATCAAACTCTAAACGCCGGTCAGGTCGTTCGCCTCTCCGGGACGAACCCGATCCAGGTCGTGTCGCTCGACGCCTCATATCCGCGGTCGCAGCCGGCATTCTCCGATCTTGATTCCTGGCGATCGCGACGCGACCCGCTCTACACGTCCACGGGATACTCGTCGCGGTACGTCTCGCAAAGCATGCCGGGGTGGGAAGACCTCGACGACAACGGTGTCTGGTTCGCCGACGCCGCGAATGCTCGAGTCTGGTGTCCCACGCGCGTGAGCAAGACGTGGGTGCCCTACCGCGAAGGCCGCTGGTCGTGGGTCGAACCGTGGGGCTGGACGTGGGTCGACGATCAGCCATGGGGCTACGCCCCGTTCCACTATGGACGTTGGGAAACCGTCACGCACAACGACTGCGCGAGCACCTGGGCCTGGGTTCCCGGCCCTGTGGTAGAGCAGCCGGTTTGGGCGCCGGCGTTGGTTGCGTTCATCGACGGCGCCGCGCTCGACTTGAGTCGGGGACCGGACTTCGAAGCGTGGTTCCCGCTCGGTCCGACCGCGCCCTATTTCCCCTGGTATCATCACAGCGACGCGTATCTGCACGACGTCAACGTCACCAACCTGATCGAGGTGCGCGACGTCGACGCGATCATTCGCGACAAGGACGTGACTGACCATCGCTGGGTCAATCGAGACAACGCGCTGACCGTGATCTCATCCAAGGCGTTCAGCTACGGCGAACCGGTCGCACGCCACGCGATCGAGCTGCACACGAATCTCCTGCCGCCGCTTCGAATCGCGGCGCACCCGGCGGTGAATCCGCAGCGCGCGCTTCTCGCGGGTGGTTCACCCGCACCGCGTCCGAGATTCGCCGAGCGACCGCGCATGCTCGTCACGCGTGGCGCCGGCGGCGGCAATGCTCGACAGCGATCCGCGTCGGGTGCCGTGGCACCGAGCGAGCCACGCGGACCAACGGTCAATCCACCGGCGGGGGCGCGCGAGCGTCCCGGGGCCGTCATCGAGCGGAACGCCCCGCCGGGTCACCGTCGAACCGAGTCGCAAGTCGGAGGCGAAGTCGCGCCCGCGACGTCCGCACCGCCGCGGCCGTTGATCGCGAGGAATGCACCTCCGCCCGCGCGTCCGAGCGCGACGCAGCGCGAGTCGGCGATGCGGGCGCATCCCGGCCGGCCACTCGGACCACGGCAGCAAGAGAACCTGCGCGACGGTAAACCCGCCGGGGCGTCGCACGACCACGAAGTCCCTGCTCATCGACTAGCGGCGCCGCCGTCGCCGTCGCGGCCTCAAGCGCAGCCGCCTCAACACGCGCAGCAGCAACAAAAGCAACACCCGCCGCAACCCGCGGCGCGCCCGACTCCCGCGCCGGCCCCCTCACCGTCCGGTCACAAGCCGGCGAAAGGCAAGCCCGGCCGCCCAGGCGGCGGCGATGAGGGGCGTGGGCACGGAGACTGA